A region of the Kaistia geumhonensis genome:
ATTCCCTTGAGCGACAGCCTGATCGAACGTTCCGACGCGTCCATTCCCGTCCATGCCGTGGCGGCGGATGATCTCGAGTCGGTTCTGGCCACTCTCTCCGACGTCGAGGCCGGCTGGGCGCGCGCGACGGGCTTCGACGCCGCGATGGGCGCCGTCACCATCATCGCCGATGCCTCGGGCAAGGTCGGCCGGGTTCTGTTCGGCCTCGGCCGCCAGGACGCCTGGCGCCGCAGCCCGCTCGTCACCGGCAAGCTGCCGGCCATCCTGCCGGCCGGCGACTACGAGTTCGTGACCGACCTGCCCGACCCCGGTCTCGGCGCGCTCGGCTGGGCGCTCGGCAACTATTCCTTCTCGCGCTACAAGTCGGCCCGGCAGCCGGCGCCCCGCCTCGTCGTGCCGAAGGGCGTGGCGATCGGCGAAGCGCGCAGCCTCGCCCGCGCCGTCACACTGGTGCGCGATCTCGTCAACACGCCGGCCAACGATCTCGGCCCCGCCGATCTCGCGCTGCAGGTGCACGCGCTCGGCGAGCGCCACGGCGCCAGGGTCACGGAGACGGTCGGGCCAGCACTCCTCGCCGCCAACCTGCCGCTGATCCATGCCGTCGGCCGCGCCGCGGCGGAGGATCGCCAGCCGCGTCTGGTCGACCTCGTCTGGGGTGATCCCGACCATCCAAAGGTGACGCTGGTCGGCAAGGGCGTCACCTTCGACACCGGCGGTCTCGACATCAAGCCGTCCAGCAGCATGCTCCTCATGAAGAAGGACATGGGCGGCGCGGCCAACACGCTCGGCCTCGCCCAATTGATCATGGAGGCGAATGTGCCGGTGCGGCTGCGCCTGCTGGTCCCCACGGTTGAGAACTCCATTGCCGGCGGCGCCTTCCGCCCCGGCGATGTGCTGCGGTCGCGCGCCGGCGTCACGGTCGAGATCGGCAACACCGACGCCGAAGGCCGCCTGATCCTCGCCGATGCGCTGGCGCTGGCGGCGGAGGAGACGCCCGATCTCCTCGTCGATCTCGCGACGCTGACCGGCGCCGCGCGTGTGGCGCTCGGGCCGGATATCCCGCCTTTCTACACCCATGACGACGGCCTCGCGGCCGATCTCGCGCGCCATGCCGAGCAGGTCGGGGATCCCTTGTGGCGGCTGCCGCTCTGGCAGCCCTATGAACAGATGATCGATTCGCGCATCGCCGACATCAACAATGCCGGGCAGGGCGGTTTCGCCGGGTCGATCACGGCGGCGCTGTTCCTCGCCCGCTTCGTGCCGAAGACGGTACCGTGGGTCCATGCCGACATCTATGCCTGGAACCCGTCCTCGCGTCCCGGTCGGCCGGAGGGCGGCGAGGCGCAGGCGATGCGGGCGCTGTTCGCGCTGATCGCCGCGCGCTACGGCGGCTGAGGCGCGTTCGATCCACCCGGCGTCATTGCCTCGCTCGTCATGGCCGCGCTCGTCGCGGCCATCCACGTCTTGCCGGCTCATTTCGGCTCAAGGCAAGCCTTCGCGGGCGAAGCCGGGCCGACTGGGGGGTGATCAGGGCTTGCGCGGCGATGCAGCAAGCGACTAAATAGTTCGGTTCCGAAACGATCGGCCGCGGAGCGCCCGGCATGCCTGTCAGTCTGCGCCCTTCGCAGGCCCTTCGCCTCTGGCACGACGTGACCTTCGATCTGGTCCGCGACGGGGAGCATGATCTCTCGGCGCGCCAGATGGCGGTCCTGCTCACCGTCTATCTCGAGATGCCGCCGCATACGGTGCGCGGCCTCGCCGCCAAGCTCGGCGTCACCAAGCCGGCCATCACCCGCGCGCTCGACACGATGGGCCGGCTTGGCCTCGTGACGCGCCATCGCGATCCGGCCGATCGCCGCAATGTCGTCGTCCAGCGTACGGTGGGCGGCGCACTGGCCGTCGAGCGGCTCGGCGACCTCATCATCGCCCGCCACGGGGACCTGCCGCCATGACCGAAGCTTCGTCCGTTCTCGACCGGCGGCTCAACGCCTTCCGCCCCGACCTCGCCGATCGCCGCCTTGAGGGACAGGTCACGGCGGAGCGTTTCGTCGAGGGCACGCTGCGCCGGGTCACTGCGGCCTCGACGCCGATCCGCCGCGCGCCGCGCCCTGACGGGGCGATCGACAGCGAGGCGCTGCAGGGCGAGGTGCTGCGCGTCTTCGAGGAGACGATGGAGGGCTGGGCCTTCGTCCAGCTCGAGACCGACCGCTATGTCGGCTATGTCGCGGCCGATGCGCTCGGGCCGCTCGATCCGCTGCCGACCCACCGCGTCACGGCGCTGAGGACCTTCGTCTATCCGGAGGCCGATCTCCGCAAGCCCCCGCTCGGCGCGCTCTCCTTCGGCGCGAAGCTCGCGCTCGGCGGCGTCGCGGTGACGCGCGGCACGCCTTATCTGCTGCTCGCAAACGGCGCCGGCGCGGTGGTGGAAACCCATGTCGCGCCGCTCGACGCGCCATGGGCGCTCGATTTCGTCGCGGTGGCCGAGCGCTTCCTGGAGACGCCCTATCTCTGGGGCGGGCGCACGAGCCTCGGGCTCGACTGCTCGGCGCTGGTGCAGCTCTCGCTCGCCGCCGCCGGCATCGATGCGCCGCGCGATTCCGACCTGCAGGCGGCGATGCTCGGCGAAGCCCTGCCCGACGGCCTCGCGGGGACGCGCGAGCGCGGCGACCTCGTCTTCTGGCCCGGCCATGTCGGCATCCTCGCCGATCCCGAGACGCTGCTTCACGCCAGCGGCTACCAGATGGAGGTCGTCGCCGAACCGCTCGACGAAGCGGTCGCCCGGATCGCGATCACCGCCGGCCCCCCGACCGCGGTGCGCCGCATCCGCTTCGAGGCATGAAACCGCGCATCGAGATCGTCGAGCCGCAGGCTGGCTGGCCGGATGCCTTCGCCGCGCTGAAGGCAGCGATCCTCATCGCCATTCCGCCGCCGCACGCCATCCACCATATCGGTTCGACAGCGGTGCCCCGCCTGCCGGCGAAGGATGTCATCGATATCCAGATCACGGTGACGGATCTTGCGGCTTTCGACGACAGCGGCCTCGTGGCACGCGGTTTCGTCGCGCGGCTTGGTCTCGTCGACCATGCGCCGCCCGGCCGCGATCTCGCCGGAGCCGAACGCCTGAAGCGCTTCTACAAGGCACCGGGCCGCCCGGCCAACATCCATGTCCGCGAACTCGGCCGATACAACCAGCGCTTCGCCCTGTTGTGCCGGGATTTCCTCAGGACGCATCCGGTCGCGACCGCCGCCTATGCGCTCATCAAGCAGCGCCTGGCCGCCCGCTTCCCGGACGATGACGACGCCTATTACGACATCAAGGATCCGGTCTTCGACATCATCATCGACGGCGCCGAAGAATGGGCGCTGCGGACCGGTTGGCGCCTGCCCGAGGGAGACTGACTAATAGCCGCGCTCGACGTCCACGAGGTTTTCGAGCGGCTTTCCGGCCTCGAAGTCCTCGATGGCGCGCTGGATGCCGGCGGCTAGAACGTCCGCGTCGCTGGTCGCGGCGACATGCGGCGTGATCACGATGTTGCGGCGCGACCAGAGCGGGCTCGTCGCGGGCAGCGGCTCCTGTTCGAAGACGTCGAGGCTGGCGCCGATCAGCGTGCCGGCGTCGATCGCCGCGAGGATATCGGCCTCGACCTGCAATCCGCCGCGGCCGCCATTGATCAGCACCGGCCCGCCGAGTGCCCCGTCGCGGGCAAGGCCGGCCAGCAGCTTCGCGTCGATGATGCCCCGCGTCGCATCCGTCAGCGGCAGCAGGACGACGAGGATGTCGGTCCGTGCGAGGAAGGCGGGCAGCGTGTCGGCGCCTGCGAAGGTTGAGATGCCCGGCAGCGTCTTCGGCGTGCGGCTCCAGCCCGCGACCTCGAAACCGAGGCTGGCGAGCACCTTCGCAGAAGCCTGGCCGAGTTCGCCGAGCCCCATGATGCCGACACGGACGGCGCTCGCCGGCGGTTGCGGCAGTTCGCGCCAGACGCGGTCCTGCTGCTGGCCGAGATAGGCGAGTTGGCGGCGGTGATGCAGCAAGACCTGCAGCACGACCCACTCCGTCATGCGCATGGTGAGGTCGGGATCGACGACGCGCACGATCGGCAAGTCGGGCAGTTCGGCCTTGCCGACGATATGGTCCACGCCCGCGCCGAGCGAGAAGATCGCGGCGAGGTTGGGGAGATCGGCGAAGACGGCGCTGGAGGCGCCCCAGGCGAGGACGTAGCGGATCGCGGCGGGATCGCCGACATCCGGCCAGATCGCGACCGGTCGCCCGGCGGCGCGGAAGGGCGCGGCCCAGGGCTCCGGGTCCCAGTGGCCGCAGGCGACGAGAATGCCGGGCAGCGTCATTGCGAGACGACGCCCTCCGGCGCGGTCTCGACGGCGAAGGCCGCCGCCATCAGCGCCCGGGTGTAGTCGTTGGCCGGCGCCGCGAAGACCTGCTCGGCCGGTCCGTATTCGACCATCTTGCCGCCGCGCATGACCACGAGGTCGTTGGCGAGCGCGCGCACCACCTTGAGGTCGTGGCTGATGAAGAGATAGGCGAGGCCGCGGCGCTCCTGCAGGTCGCGCAGCAGATCGACCACCTGCGCCTGCACCGACATGTCGAGAGCCGAGGTGGGTTCGTCCAGCATCACGAAGTCCGGCTCCAGCACCATGGCGCGGGCGATCGAGATGCGCTGGCGCTGGCCACCGGAGAACTCGTGCGGATAGCGGTGGCGGCTGGCCGGATCGAGGCCGACCTCCTCCAGCGCCTTCGCCACCTTCA
Encoded here:
- a CDS encoding C40 family peptidase, with the translated sequence MTEASSVLDRRLNAFRPDLADRRLEGQVTAERFVEGTLRRVTAASTPIRRAPRPDGAIDSEALQGEVLRVFEETMEGWAFVQLETDRYVGYVAADALGPLDPLPTHRVTALRTFVYPEADLRKPPLGALSFGAKLALGGVAVTRGTPYLLLANGAGAVVETHVAPLDAPWALDFVAVAERFLETPYLWGGRTSLGLDCSALVQLSLAAAGIDAPRDSDLQAAMLGEALPDGLAGTRERGDLVFWPGHVGILADPETLLHASGYQMEVVAEPLDEAVARIAITAGPPTAVRRIRFEA
- a CDS encoding leucyl aminopeptidase family protein; this encodes MSDSLIERSDASIPVHAVAADDLESVLATLSDVEAGWARATGFDAAMGAVTIIADASGKVGRVLFGLGRQDAWRRSPLVTGKLPAILPAGDYEFVTDLPDPGLGALGWALGNYSFSRYKSARQPAPRLVVPKGVAIGEARSLARAVTLVRDLVNTPANDLGPADLALQVHALGERHGARVTETVGPALLAANLPLIHAVGRAAAEDRQPRLVDLVWGDPDHPKVTLVGKGVTFDTGGLDIKPSSSMLLMKKDMGGAANTLGLAQLIMEANVPVRLRLLVPTVENSIAGGAFRPGDVLRSRAGVTVEIGNTDAEGRLILADALALAAEETPDLLVDLATLTGAARVALGPDIPPFYTHDDGLAADLARHAEQVGDPLWRLPLWQPYEQMIDSRIADINNAGQGGFAGSITAALFLARFVPKTVPWVHADIYAWNPSSRPGRPEGGEAQAMRALFALIAARYGG
- a CDS encoding MarR family winged helix-turn-helix transcriptional regulator, which gives rise to MPVSLRPSQALRLWHDVTFDLVRDGEHDLSARQMAVLLTVYLEMPPHTVRGLAAKLGVTKPAITRALDTMGRLGLVTRHRDPADRRNVVVQRTVGGALAVERLGDLIIARHGDLPP
- a CDS encoding 2-hydroxyacid dehydrogenase, translated to MTLPGILVACGHWDPEPWAAPFRAAGRPVAIWPDVGDPAAIRYVLAWGASSAVFADLPNLAAIFSLGAGVDHIVGKAELPDLPIVRVVDPDLTMRMTEWVVLQVLLHHRRQLAYLGQQQDRVWRELPQPPASAVRVGIMGLGELGQASAKVLASLGFEVAGWSRTPKTLPGISTFAGADTLPAFLARTDILVVLLPLTDATRGIIDAKLLAGLARDGALGGPVLINGGRGGLQVEADILAAIDAGTLIGASLDVFEQEPLPATSPLWSRRNIVITPHVAATSDADVLAAGIQRAIEDFEAGKPLENLVDVERGY
- a CDS encoding GrpB family protein; translated protein: MKPRIEIVEPQAGWPDAFAALKAAILIAIPPPHAIHHIGSTAVPRLPAKDVIDIQITVTDLAAFDDSGLVARGFVARLGLVDHAPPGRDLAGAERLKRFYKAPGRPANIHVRELGRYNQRFALLCRDFLRTHPVATAAYALIKQRLAARFPDDDDAYYDIKDPVFDIIIDGAEEWALRTGWRLPEGD